The Sphingopyxis fribergensis genome contains a region encoding:
- a CDS encoding DUF983 domain-containing protein yields MTGGDVGNEKLRWILWSGWHGKCPECGKGHMFRSWLKLADRCENCGLDFSFAAPDDGPAFFSQCIVAFPLTFVIVWLQIAYSPPLWVHLVFSIPIMVIGCVLPLRPIKGWLVASQYVNKAQESGTEQLWAKLNARARREADERHGK; encoded by the coding sequence ATGACGGGCGGTGATGTTGGCAACGAAAAGCTGCGCTGGATCCTGTGGTCCGGCTGGCACGGCAAATGCCCCGAATGCGGCAAGGGGCATATGTTCCGCTCATGGTTGAAGCTCGCCGATCGCTGCGAGAATTGCGGGCTCGACTTCAGTTTCGCCGCGCCCGACGACGGCCCTGCCTTTTTCTCGCAGTGCATCGTCGCCTTTCCGCTGACCTTTGTGATCGTATGGTTGCAGATCGCCTACAGCCCGCCTTTGTGGGTACATTTGGTCTTTTCAATCCCGATCATGGTCATCGGCTGTGTGCTGCCGCTCCGCCCAATCAAGGGCTGGCTGGTCGCCTCGCAATATGTGAACAAGGCGCAGGAATCGGGAACCGAGCAGCTATGGGCAAAGCTGAATGCGCGCGCCCGGCGGGAGGCGGACGAACGGCATGGCAAGTGA
- a CDS encoding efflux transporter outer membrane subunit, whose amino-acid sequence MILRNILTAASALALAACAVGPNYAEPKSASAPVATGPFVSANSPAVSLAPVAGDWWRLYDDPVLDGLVADALASNTDVRVAVANIARARASLRGARADRLPQGEIGAGANYGRSPEGQRLPNADREDWAVDVGLNVSYEVDLFGRVSRSIEAARGDTAAAEANADAVRVIVAADTTQAYADAASGAARLDVARRIVGLLDQQVKLTQRRKDVGMATGLDLARITTLRDQRSADIPSIEAERQAALFRLATLTGRAPAALPAIAGDRNISLEITDPIPVGDGAALLKRRPDIRAAERRLAADTARIGVATADLYPRITLGGSAGSTGSGFGDVFGGGPIRWLLGPLLNWAFPNQEPARARIAAAEADTQASLAEFDGTVLRALEETETALSSYARSLEQRQALRAARDQSERAARIVRAKREEGASESFEWLDAERTFAEAEATLAEQDGQISRRQIALFRALAGGWSS is encoded by the coding sequence ATGATCCTCCGCAATATCCTCACCGCGGCCTCGGCGCTGGCGCTCGCCGCCTGCGCGGTCGGCCCCAACTATGCCGAGCCCAAATCGGCGTCGGCACCGGTGGCGACCGGGCCGTTCGTCTCGGCGAACAGCCCCGCAGTGTCGCTCGCGCCGGTCGCGGGCGACTGGTGGCGGCTCTATGACGATCCCGTGCTCGACGGGCTCGTCGCCGATGCGCTCGCCAGCAACACCGACGTTCGCGTCGCGGTGGCAAATATCGCCCGTGCCCGTGCGTCGCTGCGCGGCGCGCGCGCCGACCGGCTGCCGCAAGGTGAGATCGGTGCCGGCGCCAATTATGGTCGTAGCCCCGAAGGCCAGCGCTTGCCGAATGCCGATCGCGAAGATTGGGCCGTCGATGTCGGCCTGAACGTCTCCTACGAGGTCGATCTGTTCGGCCGCGTCAGCCGCTCGATCGAGGCCGCGCGCGGCGACACGGCGGCGGCCGAAGCCAATGCCGACGCGGTGCGCGTGATCGTAGCCGCCGACACGACGCAGGCCTATGCCGACGCCGCCTCGGGCGCAGCACGGCTCGACGTTGCGCGCCGCATCGTCGGGCTGCTCGACCAGCAAGTAAAACTGACCCAGCGCCGCAAGGATGTCGGGATGGCGACGGGGCTCGACCTCGCCCGCATCACGACGCTGCGCGATCAGCGGTCGGCCGACATTCCTTCCATCGAAGCTGAACGGCAGGCGGCCTTGTTCCGCCTCGCGACTCTGACCGGTCGTGCCCCCGCCGCGTTGCCCGCCATCGCTGGCGATCGCAACATCAGCCTCGAGATCACCGACCCGATCCCAGTCGGTGATGGGGCGGCGCTATTGAAGCGCCGTCCCGACATTCGCGCCGCCGAGCGCCGCCTGGCCGCGGACACCGCGCGCATCGGCGTCGCGACGGCGGACCTGTATCCGCGCATCACGCTCGGCGGGTCGGCCGGCTCGACCGGATCGGGCTTCGGCGACGTGTTCGGCGGCGGGCCGATCCGCTGGCTGCTCGGGCCCTTGCTCAACTGGGCCTTCCCGAACCAGGAGCCGGCGCGCGCGCGGATCGCGGCGGCCGAGGCCGATACGCAGGCGTCGCTCGCCGAATTCGACGGCACGGTACTGCGCGCGCTCGAGGAAACCGAAACCGCGCTGTCCTCATACGCCCGCTCGCTCGAACAACGGCAGGCGCTGCGCGCGGCGCGCGACCAGTCCGAACGCGCGGCGCGGATCGTCCGCGCCAAGCGCGAGGAAGGCGCGTCCGAATCGTTCGAATGGCTCGACGCCGAGCGAACCTTTGCCGAAGCCGAGGCGACGCTCGCCGAACAGGACGGGCAGATCTCGCGGCGCCAGATTGCGCTGTTCCGCGCGCTCGCGGGCGGCTGGTCGAGCTAG
- a CDS encoding PAS domain-containing protein produces MDSMRGLLSGSHDQEDAAIDAPASVGVDERRMQVRAYNYWASLLADRAYPSVEDLDLESADFGSHSVLLDFTAGVENPGLAFLGDKLREESQIDEDVHYISQIPGRSLLSRLTDHYLQIIANRAPIGFEAEFVNDRGTTIMYRGILLPFSSDDDTIDFIMGVINWKEGVPADQQEELQLSVEQALRSAAPLTAPVPVWADGPDSEHLDDDAVGDAAPGFAGLNDGADLLLDAEVGADEEDVPVDPGHDAELADWLALARETAERAIAADSRSRGALYQAVGKAWDFALAAEEQPEEFAALLDDAGLAVQDRAPMTPVVKLVFGATYDKTRLAEYACVLGHAKEAGVGRGELGAYLDRYPGGLKGLVKDARARRKPESRGERPDEKLEALRRAHPALILEHDAGDAEFVVLIARAMPGGHIGIVAKAADDPALVAKLAKKAVPITS; encoded by the coding sequence ATGGACAGCATGCGCGGACTGCTTTCGGGCAGCCACGACCAGGAGGATGCGGCGATCGATGCGCCCGCGTCCGTCGGCGTCGACGAGCGGCGGATGCAGGTGCGGGCCTATAATTACTGGGCCTCGCTGCTCGCCGACCGGGCTTATCCGTCGGTCGAGGACCTCGATCTCGAAAGCGCCGACTTCGGCTCGCACTCGGTTTTGCTCGATTTCACCGCGGGCGTCGAAAACCCCGGGCTCGCCTTCCTCGGCGACAAGCTGCGCGAAGAATCGCAGATCGACGAGGACGTCCATTATATCAGCCAGATTCCCGGCCGATCCTTGCTGTCGCGCCTCACCGATCATTATCTTCAGATCATCGCCAACCGCGCGCCGATCGGCTTCGAGGCCGAGTTCGTCAACGATCGCGGCACGACGATAATGTACCGCGGCATCCTGCTGCCCTTTTCGTCCGACGACGACACGATCGATTTCATCATGGGCGTGATCAACTGGAAGGAAGGCGTTCCCGCCGATCAGCAGGAGGAATTGCAACTTTCGGTCGAACAAGCGCTGCGGAGCGCTGCGCCGCTGACCGCGCCGGTGCCCGTCTGGGCCGACGGCCCCGACTCGGAGCATCTCGACGACGATGCCGTGGGCGATGCGGCCCCCGGTTTTGCCGGGCTGAATGATGGTGCAGATCTCTTGCTGGACGCCGAGGTCGGGGCGGACGAGGAGGATGTGCCGGTCGATCCCGGACATGATGCCGAACTCGCAGACTGGCTGGCGCTGGCGCGCGAGACCGCCGAACGGGCGATTGCCGCCGACAGCCGCAGCCGCGGTGCGCTTTATCAGGCGGTCGGCAAGGCGTGGGACTTTGCGCTCGCCGCCGAGGAGCAGCCGGAGGAATTTGCCGCGCTGCTCGACGACGCCGGGTTGGCGGTGCAGGACCGCGCGCCGATGACGCCAGTCGTGAAGCTGGTTTTCGGCGCGACCTACGACAAGACGCGCCTCGCCGAATATGCCTGCGTGCTTGGCCATGCCAAGGAAGCGGGCGTCGGCCGCGGCGAACTCGGAGCTTATCTCGATCGTTATCCGGGCGGGCTCAAGGGGCTCGTCAAAGACGCGCGCGCGCGCCGCAAGCCGGAGAGCCGCGGCGAGCGGCCCGACGAAAAGCTCGAAGCGCTCCGCCGCGCGCACCCCGCGTTGATCCTCGAACACGATGCCGGCGACGCCGAATTCGTCGTGCTGATCGCCCGCGCGATGCCGGGCGGGCATATCGGGATTGTGGCCAAGGCGGCCGACGATCCGGCGCTGGTGGCGAAGCTCGCGAAGAAGGCGGTTCCGATCACCTCGTAA
- a CDS encoding efflux RND transporter periplasmic adaptor subunit → MTVHTPIEKLDPADAKVRRELKTLLHPGRGRRAAWIGAFLVLVIGAWWLLRDGPPPAAAAPAPVLTVAVPIARDVTLWDEYIGRFEASKAVEVRPRVSGAITGIHFTDGQIVRQGQPLFTIDPRPYRAALAEARASAASARSDLALARLELDRAGRLVDIEAVSQSEIDRLRARVNAANAALAGADARIAARALDVEFTTVRAPLSGRISDRQIDAGNLVSAGDAGGTLLTTINALDPVYFTFQGSEALFLKTKREGGDKAAAVEVRLQDESDYRWKGQLDFTDNGLDPRSGTIRARASFRNPEMFLTPGMFGNMRLSTGQTARALLVPAAAVQTDQARKIVYVVGKDGMVAAKPVELGPEVDGLRVIRSGLAPTDQVVINGYQFARPGTKAVTKTGKIAAVAPPKGAAGAVEPVSAQATFAR, encoded by the coding sequence ATGACCGTCCACACCCCGATCGAAAAGCTCGACCCCGCCGACGCCAAGGTCCGCCGCGAACTCAAGACATTGCTCCATCCCGGCCGCGGCCGCCGCGCCGCGTGGATCGGCGCCTTCCTGGTGCTCGTGATCGGCGCCTGGTGGCTGCTTCGCGACGGCCCGCCGCCGGCCGCCGCCGCGCCCGCGCCCGTGCTGACCGTCGCCGTGCCGATCGCGCGCGATGTGACCTTGTGGGACGAATATATCGGCCGCTTCGAGGCGTCGAAAGCGGTCGAGGTGCGTCCGCGCGTTTCGGGCGCGATCACCGGCATCCACTTCACCGATGGCCAGATCGTCCGCCAGGGCCAGCCGCTCTTCACGATCGACCCGCGCCCCTATCGCGCCGCGCTGGCCGAAGCGCGCGCCTCGGCGGCCAGCGCGCGCAGCGATCTGGCGCTCGCGCGGCTCGAACTCGACCGCGCCGGCCGCCTCGTCGATATCGAGGCGGTATCGCAGAGCGAGATCGATCGCCTTCGCGCGCGGGTCAATGCCGCCAATGCCGCGCTCGCCGGGGCCGATGCTCGCATTGCGGCGCGCGCGCTCGACGTCGAATTCACCACCGTCCGCGCGCCGCTCAGCGGTCGCATTTCGGACCGCCAGATCGACGCGGGCAACCTCGTGTCGGCGGGCGATGCCGGCGGCACGCTGCTGACCACGATCAACGCGCTCGATCCCGTCTATTTCACCTTCCAGGGGTCCGAAGCCTTGTTCCTCAAGACCAAGCGCGAGGGCGGCGACAAGGCCGCGGCGGTCGAAGTCCGCCTGCAGGATGAAAGCGACTATCGCTGGAAGGGCCAGCTCGACTTTACCGACAACGGGCTCGACCCGCGCTCGGGTACGATCCGCGCCCGCGCCAGCTTCCGCAACCCGGAGATGTTCCTGACCCCCGGCATGTTCGGCAATATGCGCCTGTCGACCGGGCAGACGGCGCGCGCGCTGCTGGTCCCCGCCGCCGCGGTGCAGACCGACCAGGCGCGCAAGATCGTCTATGTCGTCGGCAAGGACGGCATGGTCGCGGCCAAGCCGGTCGAGCTGGGCCCCGAAGTCGACGGCCTGCGCGTCATCCGTTCGGGCCTGGCGCCGACCGATCAGGTCGTCATCAATGGCTATCAGTTCGCGCGTCCCGGCACCAAGGCGGTGACCAAGACCGGCAAGATCGCCGCGGTGGCGCCACCAAAGGGTGCGGCGGGTGCGGTCGAACCGGTGTCGGCGCAGGCGACGTTTGCGCGGTAA
- a CDS encoding aminotransferase-like domain-containing protein, whose product MASDPWVPDIAGAAGPKYKAVTAAISAAVARGELRHGDRLPPQRDLALKLGIDLTTVTKAYDLARQRGLIVARGRAGSFISKDVRTGEVATAAQSDIAMNSPPIPIESRLTDAMASALGTFARTDGLARLHYQRPGGAAADRESGAELLARTGLSSSVEQIVVTAGGQNGLHAIASTILKPGDRAACGRFVYPGFAAIARRMGVTLVPLPEMTADALEAAHAAAPLRALYVVPTNDNPTTTTLVVKERRDIAAWAQDAGVQIIEDDAYGLLPDAPIPAITSFAPEIGWHVASMAKIVSPALRVGFVRAPGMAEAMQVAAHQHESAVMAPPLNVAMVSLWLADGTLDTLIDAVRREAAWRQKLARTVLGDGRHAAHPHGYHLWLPLAGDSQPEMLAAALALDGLSAVPSDRFAAAPGAPKAMRISLGGTIDRRGLSRALHRLAAQLWTPGGTASHIV is encoded by the coding sequence ATGGCAAGTGATCCATGGGTGCCGGACATCGCGGGGGCCGCAGGACCCAAATATAAGGCGGTGACCGCCGCGATATCGGCGGCGGTCGCGCGCGGCGAGCTGCGCCACGGCGACCGCCTGCCGCCGCAGCGCGACCTCGCGCTGAAACTCGGCATCGACCTCACCACCGTCACCAAGGCCTATGACCTGGCGCGGCAGCGCGGCCTGATCGTCGCGCGCGGCCGCGCGGGCAGCTTTATCAGCAAGGATGTGCGGACCGGCGAGGTCGCGACCGCGGCGCAGAGCGACATCGCGATGAACAGCCCGCCGATTCCGATCGAGAGCCGATTGACCGACGCGATGGCATCGGCGTTGGGCACATTCGCGCGGACCGACGGTCTGGCGCGATTGCACTATCAGCGGCCGGGCGGCGCGGCGGCGGACCGCGAAAGCGGCGCCGAACTGCTGGCGCGCACGGGCCTGTCGTCTTCGGTCGAACAGATCGTCGTCACCGCCGGCGGACAGAATGGCCTACATGCCATCGCGTCGACGATCCTCAAACCCGGCGACCGCGCCGCGTGCGGGCGCTTCGTCTATCCGGGTTTTGCCGCGATCGCGCGGCGCATGGGCGTGACGCTCGTCCCGCTGCCCGAAATGACCGCCGACGCGCTGGAGGCCGCACACGCTGCGGCGCCGCTGCGCGCGCTCTACGTCGTCCCGACCAACGACAATCCGACCACCACGACGCTTGTCGTCAAGGAACGGCGGGACATTGCGGCATGGGCGCAGGATGCGGGCGTCCAGATCATCGAAGACGATGCCTATGGCCTGCTTCCCGATGCCCCGATTCCCGCCATCACGAGCTTCGCGCCCGAAATCGGCTGGCATGTCGCGAGCATGGCGAAGATCGTCTCGCCCGCATTGCGCGTAGGCTTTGTCCGCGCGCCGGGCATGGCCGAAGCCATGCAGGTCGCGGCGCACCAGCATGAAAGCGCGGTGATGGCGCCCCCGCTCAACGTCGCGATGGTATCGCTGTGGCTGGCGGACGGAACGCTCGACACGCTGATCGACGCCGTGCGCAGGGAGGCGGCGTGGCGGCAGAAGCTGGCGCGCACCGTGCTCGGCGACGGACGCCATGCCGCGCATCCGCATGGCTATCATTTGTGGCTGCCGCTGGCGGGCGACAGCCAACCCGAAATGCTCGCCGCCGCGCTCGCGCTCGACGGGCTATCGGCGGTGCCGTCGGATCGTTTCGCGGCGGCGCCGGGCGCGCCCAAGGCGATGCGAATCTCGCTCGGCGGCACGATCGACCGCCGTGGGCTGTCGCGCGCGCTACACCGGCTCGCGGCGCAGCTATGGACCCCCGGCGGCACCGCCAGCCATATCGTCTAG
- a CDS encoding TetR/AcrR family transcriptional regulator encodes MEIETATIATPHKGRPREFCVDAALASALRVFWSKGYEGASMADLTEAMGITKPSLYAAFGNKEALFNKALDLYEREKADYMRAALEAPTARGVAERLMYGALDMHTCPENPNGCLGVISSVACGAEAECIREAVVERGAAAKRAMLERFARAKADGDFPPDTDPDGLAQFLIAVNQGMAVQAGSGATRADLERLVETSLKLWPGR; translated from the coding sequence ATGGAAATAGAAACCGCCACCATCGCCACACCGCACAAGGGCCGGCCACGCGAATTTTGCGTCGATGCCGCGCTGGCGTCGGCGCTGCGCGTCTTCTGGTCGAAGGGCTATGAGGGCGCATCGATGGCCGACCTGACCGAGGCGATGGGAATCACCAAGCCCAGCCTTTACGCCGCTTTCGGCAACAAGGAAGCGCTCTTCAACAAGGCGCTCGACCTGTATGAGCGCGAAAAGGCCGACTATATGCGCGCGGCGCTCGAGGCGCCGACCGCGCGCGGGGTCGCCGAGCGGCTGATGTATGGTGCGCTCGACATGCACACCTGCCCCGAGAATCCGAACGGCTGCCTTGGCGTGATCAGCTCGGTCGCGTGTGGCGCTGAGGCTGAGTGCATTCGCGAGGCCGTGGTCGAGCGCGGCGCTGCGGCGAAGCGCGCGATGCTCGAACGCTTCGCGCGCGCAAAGGCGGACGGCGATTTTCCTCCCGATACCGATCCCGACGGGCTCGCGCAGTTTCTGATCGCGGTGAACCAGGGCATGGCCGTGCAGGCCGGTTCGGGCGCGACGCGCGCTGATCTCGAGCGCTTGGTCGAAACCAGTCTGAAGCTGTGGCCGGGGCGTTGA
- a CDS encoding efflux RND transporter permease subunit — MRLSRFFIDRPIFAAVLAVIITIVGAVAYIGLPVSQYPDIVPPTVTVTATYPGASAETVADTVAAPIEQEINGVDNMLYMSSQSTGDGVVTITVTFKIGTDLDAAQVLVQNRVAIATPRLPETVQRLGVVTRKTSPDFLLIVNLVSPDKSLDRAYISNYALTQLRDRLSRIDGVGDVRLFGSRDYAMRVWIDPGRAAALDLTAGEIVAALRRENVQVAAGSLGQPPHANGSSFQLSVETQGRLTDPKDFANIVIRSDADGRQVRVSDVARVELGASDYNSNTYLSGDPTVIMATFQRPGSNALAAAQAVEAEMAAASKSFPKGLEYRVIYNPTEFIAQSIDAVMETLIEAVFLVVIVILVFLQKWRAAIIPVLAIPVSLIGTFVVLAAFGYSLNNLSLFGLVLAIGIVVDDAIVVVENVERNLEKGMSALEAARTSMDEVSGALVAIVLVLCAVFVPTLFLTGLSGAFYQQFAVTISTATIISLVLSLTLSPALAAILLKPHAPAQADGWLMARIHRAGERFNDAFEKLSNGYARLTDRLVRAPKKMMVTYAGLIAATAGLFWATPTGFIPAQDQGYFLVVAKLPAGASVERTDAVLKKVAGRVLPIEGVLGSVMLAGFDGPSQTLAPNSAAAYFPLKSFEERGKLGVNFEDIMNQARANTADITEAQIVIIPPPLIQGIGSAGGYRMIVQDRGGNGYAALANETNNLIGKANQTPGLANVFTFFDPSNPRVYADIDRAKANMLGVPPERVFEALQVYLGSAFVNDFNLLGRTYRVTAQADAPYRQTVADIANLRTRSDSGAMVPIGSVANFEDRTGPYRVTRYNLFPAVEIDGDTAPGSSSGASLTTMEKLASDSLPAGYGTEWTGIAFQQKAAANTAGIVFALAVVFVFLVLAAQYESLMLPLAIIFIVPMCLLAAMIGVNLRGMDNNVLTQIGLVVLIALAAKNAILIVEFAKQAEEEDGLSPIEAAVRAARDRLRPILMTSFAFILGAVPLLIASGAGAELRQALGTAVFFGMLGVTAFGLIFTPTFYVVARSLSLWSAERRARRGGSDDHGTALPVPAE; from the coding sequence ATGCGCCTATCCCGCTTTTTCATCGACCGGCCGATCTTTGCCGCCGTGCTCGCTGTCATCATCACCATCGTCGGCGCGGTCGCCTATATCGGGCTGCCCGTGTCGCAATATCCCGACATCGTGCCGCCAACGGTGACGGTGACCGCCACTTATCCGGGTGCCTCGGCCGAAACCGTCGCCGACACGGTGGCGGCGCCGATTGAGCAGGAAATTAACGGCGTCGACAATATGCTCTATATGAGCAGCCAGTCGACCGGCGACGGCGTCGTCACGATCACCGTGACGTTCAAGATCGGCACCGACCTCGATGCCGCGCAGGTGCTGGTGCAGAATCGCGTCGCGATCGCGACTCCGCGTCTGCCCGAAACGGTGCAGCGGCTGGGCGTGGTTACGCGCAAGACATCGCCCGACTTCCTGCTGATCGTGAACCTCGTCTCCCCCGACAAGTCGCTCGATCGCGCCTATATCTCCAACTATGCGCTGACCCAGCTGCGCGATCGCCTCAGCCGTATCGACGGCGTCGGCGACGTGCGCCTGTTCGGCAGCCGCGACTATGCAATGCGCGTGTGGATCGATCCCGGCCGCGCCGCCGCGCTCGACCTGACCGCGGGCGAGATTGTCGCCGCGCTGCGCCGCGAAAATGTGCAGGTCGCCGCGGGTTCGCTCGGCCAGCCGCCGCATGCCAATGGCAGCAGTTTCCAATTGAGCGTCGAAACGCAGGGCCGCCTGACCGACCCCAAGGACTTCGCCAACATCGTCATCCGCAGCGATGCCGACGGGCGCCAGGTTCGTGTCTCGGACGTCGCGCGCGTCGAGCTTGGCGCGTCGGACTATAATTCGAACACCTATTTGTCGGGCGATCCAACCGTCATCATGGCGACCTTCCAGCGCCCCGGGTCGAACGCGCTCGCTGCGGCGCAGGCGGTCGAGGCCGAAATGGCGGCGGCATCGAAAAGCTTTCCCAAGGGCCTCGAATATCGCGTCATCTATAACCCGACCGAGTTCATCGCCCAGTCGATCGACGCGGTGATGGAAACGCTGATCGAGGCGGTGTTCCTTGTCGTCATCGTCATCCTGGTTTTCCTCCAGAAATGGCGCGCGGCGATCATTCCAGTGCTCGCGATTCCGGTGTCGCTGATCGGGACGTTCGTGGTGCTCGCAGCGTTCGGCTACAGCCTCAACAATTTGTCGCTGTTCGGGTTGGTGCTCGCGATCGGCATCGTCGTCGATGACGCGATCGTTGTGGTCGAAAATGTCGAACGCAATCTCGAGAAGGGCATGAGTGCGCTCGAAGCCGCGCGCACCTCGATGGACGAAGTGTCGGGTGCTCTCGTCGCGATCGTGCTCGTGCTCTGCGCGGTGTTCGTGCCGACCTTGTTCCTCACCGGCCTGTCGGGTGCTTTCTATCAGCAGTTCGCGGTGACGATCTCGACCGCGACGATCATCTCGCTTGTCCTCTCGCTGACGCTGTCGCCCGCGCTCGCGGCGATCCTGCTCAAGCCGCACGCCCCCGCGCAGGCCGACGGATGGCTGATGGCGCGCATCCACCGCGCGGGCGAACGCTTCAATGACGCGTTCGAGAAATTGAGCAACGGCTATGCGCGGCTCACCGACCGGCTGGTACGCGCGCCCAAGAAGATGATGGTCACCTACGCCGGGCTGATCGCCGCGACCGCAGGCCTGTTCTGGGCGACCCCGACCGGATTCATCCCGGCGCAGGACCAGGGTTATTTCCTCGTCGTCGCCAAGTTGCCTGCGGGCGCCTCGGTCGAGCGCACCGATGCGGTGCTGAAGAAGGTCGCCGGCCGCGTGCTGCCGATCGAGGGCGTGCTCGGTTCGGTGATGCTCGCGGGCTTCGATGGCCCGTCGCAGACGCTCGCGCCGAACTCGGCTGCCGCTTACTTCCCGCTCAAATCCTTTGAGGAGCGCGGGAAGCTCGGCGTCAATTTCGAGGACATCATGAACCAGGCGCGCGCTAACACGGCGGATATCACCGAGGCGCAGATCGTCATCATCCCGCCGCCGCTGATCCAGGGGATCGGCTCGGCGGGTGGCTACCGGATGATCGTGCAGGATCGCGGCGGGAACGGCTATGCCGCGCTCGCGAACGAGACGAACAATCTGATCGGCAAGGCGAACCAGACCCCGGGGCTCGCGAACGTCTTCACCTTCTTCGATCCGTCGAACCCGCGCGTCTATGCCGATATCGACCGGGCGAAGGCGAATATGCTCGGCGTCCCGCCCGAGCGCGTGTTCGAAGCGTTGCAGGTCTATCTCGGCTCGGCGTTCGTCAACGACTTCAACCTGCTCGGCCGCACCTATCGTGTGACCGCACAGGCCGACGCGCCCTATCGCCAGACCGTCGCCGACATTGCGAACCTGCGGACGCGGTCCGATTCAGGAGCGATGGTGCCGATCGGGTCGGTCGCCAATTTCGAGGACCGCACGGGGCCGTACCGCGTTACGCGTTATAACCTGTTCCCCGCGGTCGAGATCGACGGCGACACCGCTCCGGGCTCGTCGTCGGGCGCCTCGTTGACGACGATGGAAAAGCTCGCGAGCGATTCGCTTCCCGCGGGTTACGGCACCGAGTGGACGGGCATCGCCTTCCAGCAAAAGGCGGCAGCGAACACCGCGGGCATCGTCTTCGCGCTCGCGGTGGTCTTCGTCTTCCTCGTGCTCGCGGCCCAATATGAAAGCCTGATGCTGCCTTTAGCGATCATCTTCATCGTTCCGATGTGTCTGCTCGCGGCGATGATCGGCGTGAATTTGCGCGGCATGGACAATAATGTGCTGACGCAGATCGGGCTTGTCGTGCTCATCGCGCTTGCGGCGAAGAATGCGATCCTGATCGTCGAATTCGCCAAGCAGGCCGAAGAAGAGGATGGTCTGTCGCCGATCGAAGCCGCGGTGCGTGCCGCGCGCGACCGCCTGCGCCCGATCCTGATGACCAGCTTTGCTTTCATTCTCGGCGCGGTGCCGCTCTTGATCGCGAGCGGGGCAGGGGCGGAGCTGCGCCAGGCGCTCGGCACCGCGGTCTTCTTCGGCATGCTCGGCGTGACGGCGTTCGGCCTCATCTTCACCCCGACCTTTTACGTCGTCGCCCGCTCGCTCAGCCTTTGGTCGGCCGAGCGGCGGGCGCGGCGTGGCGGATCGGACGACCACGGGACCGCGCTGCCGGTTCCGGCGGAATAG